A region of Desulfolithobacter dissulfuricans DNA encodes the following proteins:
- the eutB gene encoding ethanolamine ammonia-lyase subunit EutB, whose protein sequence is MIIAEIHPGEDLFSYINRINGCFDNGMYARLLGAANDFKDGDASRGLASDNDTTRTRARQLLSQTLIRDLHFRPVFVDELQQLIWRTTDRTQFDLIASWTLGELKDFLLEQPEEEIQEVLPGLTSDLIGLVVRLMTNGELCRVGAKIFNPLPGSNLGARGYLGARIQPNSPTDNPEDILWQVLDGWSYGVGDLLLGTNPVSDSLDNILAVEQTLREVVEVFGLTEHLPWCVLAHIDKQAALEEQVPGSTAIWFQSLAGVDDANRIFDISVDKMLGYGARRTGRYGLYLETGQGADGTNGMDKGFDMVLHEARKYGFVRALGQEISATTGRRPWIHVNDVGGFIGPEVFRTKDQLVRACIEDTVMGKLHGLTTGLDICATLHMDISLDDLEAAQDEIIRACPAYLMALPTRNDPMLSYLTTGFQDHVRLRERHGLRVNDAMWDFFKRIGIFDEDGRATVHFGDPLWVYYQYQLARGDLRSREAIFQEGREAMRRIRSRGVPLAVGHGTNRWDLAPEIDAYIRNFYHTAKEALWAEIPPEFILRLEATPLSTLAVDRADYIDHPFHGEQLSSTSVARLQQLCDGWLEDIPDVQVVISDGLNALAITDEGHLQPYLETLADELARAGFTLSEELLVLRYGRVRAGYAIGSLLFGGSDPQAHRALVHVIGERPGSGHHNYSVYIAAPEAARWTRGDVNHDIVRVISGISDTALHPADAARETVTILGEMTGTGKNPGTVDRQASRFSDSLGRRN, encoded by the coding sequence GTGATCATCGCGGAAATACATCCTGGAGAGGACCTGTTCTCCTATATCAACCGAATCAACGGTTGTTTTGACAACGGGATGTATGCCAGGCTGCTGGGAGCGGCCAATGACTTCAAGGACGGGGACGCCTCCCGGGGGTTGGCCTCGGACAACGACACCACCCGGACCCGGGCCCGGCAGTTGCTCAGCCAGACCCTGATCCGTGACCTGCATTTCCGTCCCGTCTTTGTCGACGAACTGCAGCAGCTCATCTGGCGGACCACGGACCGGACGCAATTTGACCTGATAGCCTCATGGACCCTGGGCGAGCTGAAGGATTTCCTCCTGGAGCAACCCGAAGAGGAGATACAAGAGGTGCTCCCCGGGTTGACCAGCGATCTGATCGGCCTGGTGGTCCGGCTGATGACCAACGGCGAACTCTGCCGGGTGGGCGCAAAGATCTTCAATCCCCTGCCCGGCTCCAACCTGGGCGCCCGGGGCTACCTCGGAGCCCGGATCCAGCCCAACTCCCCCACCGACAACCCCGAAGACATCCTCTGGCAGGTTCTGGACGGCTGGAGCTACGGGGTGGGCGACCTCCTGCTCGGCACCAACCCGGTTTCCGACTCCCTGGACAATATCCTGGCAGTGGAACAGACCCTGCGCGAGGTGGTGGAGGTCTTTGGCCTGACAGAACACCTGCCCTGGTGCGTGCTGGCCCACATCGACAAGCAGGCCGCCCTGGAGGAACAGGTCCCGGGCTCCACCGCCATCTGGTTCCAGAGCCTGGCCGGGGTCGATGACGCCAACCGGATCTTTGACATCTCGGTGGACAAGATGCTCGGCTATGGTGCAAGGCGGACCGGCCGCTACGGCCTCTACCTGGAAACCGGCCAGGGAGCCGACGGGACCAACGGCATGGACAAGGGCTTTGACATGGTCCTCCACGAAGCACGGAAATACGGCTTCGTCCGGGCCCTGGGCCAGGAGATCAGCGCCACCACCGGCCGTCGGCCGTGGATCCATGTCAATGATGTGGGCGGCTTCATCGGTCCCGAGGTGTTCAGGACCAAAGACCAGCTGGTGCGGGCCTGCATCGAGGACACTGTCATGGGTAAACTCCACGGCCTGACCACCGGCCTGGATATCTGCGCCACCCTGCACATGGATATCAGCCTCGATGATCTCGAAGCAGCCCAGGATGAGATTATCCGGGCCTGCCCGGCCTACCTGATGGCCCTGCCGACCCGGAACGACCCCATGCTCAGCTACCTGACCACGGGCTTCCAGGACCATGTCCGGCTGCGGGAAAGACATGGGCTCCGGGTCAACGATGCGATGTGGGATTTTTTCAAACGCATCGGTATCTTTGACGAGGACGGCAGAGCCACAGTCCATTTCGGCGATCCCCTCTGGGTCTACTACCAGTATCAGCTGGCCCGGGGCGACCTCCGGAGCCGGGAGGCGATCTTCCAGGAAGGCCGTGAGGCCATGCGCCGGATCCGCAGCCGCGGCGTGCCGCTGGCCGTGGGTCATGGAACCAACCGCTGGGATCTGGCCCCGGAGATCGACGCCTATATCCGAAACTTTTACCACACCGCCAAGGAGGCCCTGTGGGCGGAGATACCACCCGAATTCATCCTCCGACTTGAAGCGACTCCGCTCTCCACCCTGGCCGTGGACCGGGCCGACTACATCGACCACCCGTTCCATGGCGAACAGCTGAGCTCCACCTCGGTGGCCCGGCTCCAACAACTGTGCGACGGTTGGCTCGAGGATATTCCGGATGTCCAGGTCGTGATCTCGGACGGACTGAACGCCCTGGCCATAACCGACGAGGGGCATCTCCAGCCCTACCTGGAAACCCTGGCGGACGAGCTTGCCAGGGCCGGGTTCACCCTGTCCGAGGAGCTGCTCGTACTCCGTTACGGCAGGGTCCGGGCGGGATATGCCATCGGCTCGCTGCTCTTTGGCGGGAGCGATCCCCAGGCCCACCGGGCCCTGGTCCATGTCATCGGCGAGCGGCCCGGCTCAGGGCACCACAACTACTCGGTCTACATAGCCGCCCCAGAGGCGGCGCGCTGGACCAGGGGCGACGTCAACCACGATATCGTCCGCGTCATCAGCGGCATTTCCGACACCGCCCTCCATCCGGCAGACGCGGCCAGGGAAACCGTGACCAT
- a CDS encoding DeoR/GlpR family DNA-binding transcription regulator has protein sequence MSLLKTRQNEILAIARERGEVLVDELATHFKVSPQTIRKDLNFLCDRQLLVRTHGGAVISSGIENLGYEERRLLAREEKKAIGRWAASLIPDNCSLFINLGTTTEEVAKSLRDHHGLLVITNNINVVNILRQSLGIELIVASGLVRRSDGGIVGVAAVDFINQFKVDYAVIGVSAIDEDGSLLDYDFREVKVAQAIIKNARHVILVADSMKLTRSAPVRIAHISQINTLVTDSDLPEPLQKICLENEVHVEITS, from the coding sequence ATGAGCCTACTCAAAACGCGACAGAATGAAATTCTTGCCATAGCACGGGAACGGGGCGAGGTCCTGGTCGATGAACTGGCCACCCACTTCAAGGTGTCTCCCCAGACCATCCGCAAGGATCTGAACTTCCTCTGCGACCGCCAGCTCCTGGTCCGCACCCATGGCGGGGCCGTGATCTCTTCCGGTATCGAGAACCTGGGCTACGAAGAACGACGACTCCTGGCCAGGGAGGAAAAGAAGGCCATCGGCCGCTGGGCCGCCTCGCTCATTCCCGACAACTGCTCCCTGTTCATCAACCTGGGAACCACCACCGAAGAGGTGGCCAAATCGCTCCGTGACCATCACGGCCTCCTGGTGATCACCAACAATATCAACGTGGTCAACATTCTGCGCCAGTCCCTGGGCATTGAGCTGATCGTGGCCAGCGGCCTGGTGCGCCGCTCGGACGGCGGTATTGTCGGGGTCGCCGCGGTGGACTTCATCAACCAGTTCAAGGTTGATTACGCGGTCATCGGGGTCTCGGCCATCGATGAAGACGGCTCCCTGCTCGATTACGACTTCCGGGAGGTCAAGGTGGCCCAGGCCATTATCAAGAACGCCCGGCACGTCATCCTGGTGGCCGACTCCATGAAGCTGACCCGTTCCGCCCCGGTGCGCATCGCCCACATCTCCCAGATCAACACCCTGGTCACCGACAGTGACCTGCCGGAACCACTTCAAAAAATCTGCCTTGAAAATGAAGTGCACGTAGAGATAACCTCCTGA
- a CDS encoding histidinol dehydrogenase — MVKLRNRFVLADSACRDTVRDILEQVRREGDRAVVALTRKFDAPNLTREQLRVTDEEYEQAERLVEPEFRETLSFAAARIRTFHEREMEDSWLLTRDDGTITGRLVRPVDSAGLYVPGGRVAPHPWSHRCS; from the coding sequence ATGGTGAAGCTGCGAAACCGTTTTGTCCTGGCCGACTCCGCCTGCCGGGACACGGTCCGCGATATCCTCGAGCAGGTGCGGCGGGAAGGGGACCGGGCCGTGGTGGCCCTGACCCGGAAATTCGATGCCCCAAACCTGACCCGTGAACAGCTCCGGGTCACCGACGAAGAATATGAACAGGCCGAGCGGCTGGTGGAGCCGGAGTTCCGGGAAACCCTTTCCTTTGCCGCCGCCCGTATCCGCACCTTCCATGAGCGGGAAATGGAAGATTCCTGGCTCCTGACCCGGGACGACGGCACCATCACCGGTCGGCTGGTGCGGCCGGTGGATTCCGCCGGCCTGTACGTGCCCGGGGGCAGGGTGGCTCCACACCCCTGGTCTCATCGGTGCTCATGA
- the hisD gene encoding histidinol dehydrogenase: MNGIPADIAGVKKKIMVTPPDREGRINPALLVAAREVGITEVYKAGSAWGIGALAFGTESIPAVDVIVGPGNQFVTEAKRQVMGRVRIDMIAGPSEVLIVADDSARPEFVAADMLAQAEHDPQALALVLTTSSELAREIDAALEKQLARLSRQDIARQSLETRGAILVTSDLDEAVALANEIGIEHLELQVRDPWQWLPKIRHAGAIFLGNWTPEAAGDYVAGPNHVLPTMGTARISSALGVETFLKKSSIISYTREGLLADSEHIQRLAGLEGLTAHGNSVAVRVNDHRS, translated from the coding sequence ATGAATGGTATTCCAGCCGATATCGCCGGGGTGAAGAAGAAAATCATGGTTACTCCGCCGGACAGGGAGGGCCGGATCAATCCGGCCCTGCTGGTCGCGGCCCGGGAGGTGGGTATCACCGAGGTGTACAAGGCCGGTTCGGCCTGGGGCATCGGTGCCCTGGCCTTTGGCACCGAGTCCATTCCGGCGGTTGATGTCATTGTAGGGCCCGGTAACCAGTTTGTCACCGAGGCCAAGCGCCAGGTCATGGGGAGGGTGCGCATCGACATGATCGCCGGACCCAGCGAGGTGCTCATCGTGGCCGATGATTCAGCCAGGCCCGAATTCGTTGCCGCCGACATGCTGGCCCAGGCCGAGCACGACCCCCAGGCCCTGGCTCTGGTCCTGACCACCAGCAGTGAGCTGGCCCGGGAGATCGATGCGGCCCTGGAGAAACAGCTTGCCAGACTCAGCCGCCAGGATATCGCCCGCCAGTCCCTGGAAACCCGTGGCGCCATCCTGGTGACCTCTGACCTGGACGAGGCGGTGGCGCTGGCCAATGAGATCGGCATCGAGCATCTGGAACTCCAGGTGCGCGATCCCTGGCAGTGGCTGCCGAAAATCCGTCATGCCGGGGCCATCTTCCTTGGCAACTGGACCCCCGAGGCCGCTGGAGATTACGTGGCCGGACCCAACCATGTGCTGCCCACCATGGGCACGGCCCGGATTTCCTCGGCCCTTGGGGTGGAGACATTTCTCAAGAAGAGTTCCATCATCTCCTATACCCGGGAGGGGCTGCTGGCCGACAGCGAACATATCCAGCGACTGGCCGGCCTGGAAGGGCTTACGGCCCACGGAAATTCCGTGGCCGTCCGGGTGAACGACCACCGGTCCTGA
- the rsmG gene encoding 16S rRNA (guanine(527)-N(7))-methyltransferase RsmG, producing MEELFRLGLEKLGLDLPGERLADLVRYATSLDKWSRKINLVARNTSRQDLVEKHFLDSLTLLPLVGADDTPVHLLDVGSGAGFPGLVLAAADPGLQVTLVEPRRKRVIFLNHVIRELGLGNVRVLDRRLEECGFRQDQFTHVTSRAVAAPEAFLEMVAPLLGAGTRVILMQGGSGLARWQDLGLEARYRLLGVHDLRLPFSGDQRQLLVVENRAVEESAPAG from the coding sequence GTGGAAGAGCTTTTCAGGCTCGGCCTGGAAAAACTTGGTCTGGATCTTCCCGGGGAGCGGCTGGCGGATCTGGTGCGCTATGCCACCTCGCTTGATAAATGGAGCCGGAAAATCAACCTGGTGGCCCGTAACACCAGTCGTCAGGATCTGGTGGAGAAACATTTTCTCGACTCCCTGACCCTGTTGCCCCTGGTTGGTGCCGATGACACCCCGGTGCATCTGCTGGATGTGGGGAGCGGGGCCGGCTTTCCCGGCCTGGTCCTGGCCGCGGCTGACCCTGGGCTCCAGGTCACCCTGGTGGAACCACGCCGGAAAAGGGTCATCTTCCTGAACCACGTTATCCGGGAGCTTGGCCTGGGCAATGTCAGGGTCCTGGACCGGCGGCTGGAGGAGTGCGGTTTCCGACAGGACCAGTTTACCCATGTCACCAGCCGGGCCGTGGCCGCGCCGGAGGCCTTTCTCGAGATGGTTGCACCTCTGCTTGGTGCCGGGACCAGGGTGATCCTCATGCAGGGCGGTTCCGGTCTGGCGCGCTGGCAGGACCTGGGCCTGGAGGCGCGCTATCGTCTGCTCGGTGTCCATGACCTGCGCCTGCCCTTCTCCGGGGACCAGCGGCAGCTGCTGGTGGTGGAAAACAGGGCAGTGGAGGAGTCTGCTCCGGCAGGGTAA
- the leuB gene encoding 3-isopropylmalate dehydrogenase, which produces MTKKIAVLPGDGIGPEVMAEAIKVLDAAQKKFGFSLEYEWADVGGIAIDNHGHALPESTLALCEASDAILFGSVGGPKWESLPPEQQPERAALLPLRKHFDLFCNLRPAKVFPSLAAACPLRPDIVGDGFDILVVRELTSGIYFGQPKGREGSGPDEKAFDTMVYKRSEIERIARMAFEAARVRGKKVTSVDKANVLTTMVLWREVVTGVAADYPDVELGHIYVDNATMQLVRWPQQFDVLLCGNMFGDIISDEAAMLTGSMGMLASASLNADKFGLFEPAGGSAPDIAGQGVANPIAQILSAGMMLRYGLGLEEAAEAIESAVSATLEKNIMTADIAPDRDKSVGTAAMGDAIVAALEEA; this is translated from the coding sequence ATGACAAAAAAAATAGCAGTTCTTCCCGGTGACGGTATCGGGCCCGAGGTCATGGCCGAGGCCATCAAGGTTTTGGATGCGGCTCAGAAAAAATTCGGTTTTTCGCTGGAATATGAGTGGGCGGATGTGGGCGGTATCGCCATTGACAACCATGGCCATGCCCTGCCGGAGTCCACCCTGGCGCTCTGCGAGGCCAGTGACGCCATCCTTTTTGGTTCGGTGGGTGGGCCCAAGTGGGAGAGCCTGCCGCCGGAGCAGCAGCCCGAACGGGCCGCGCTCCTGCCGCTGCGTAAACATTTTGATCTGTTCTGCAACCTCCGTCCGGCAAAGGTATTCCCTTCTCTGGCCGCAGCATGTCCGCTGCGTCCCGACATCGTCGGCGATGGCTTTGACATCCTGGTGGTCCGTGAGCTGACTTCGGGGATCTATTTCGGTCAGCCCAAGGGCCGGGAGGGAAGCGGCCCCGACGAGAAGGCCTTTGATACCATGGTCTACAAACGGTCCGAGATCGAACGTATTGCCAGGATGGCCTTTGAAGCGGCCCGGGTTCGCGGTAAAAAGGTGACCTCGGTAGACAAGGCCAATGTCCTGACCACCATGGTCCTCTGGCGCGAGGTGGTCACCGGGGTGGCGGCCGACTATCCGGACGTGGAGCTGGGCCATATCTATGTGGACAACGCCACCATGCAGCTGGTGCGCTGGCCCCAGCAGTTCGACGTCCTGCTGTGCGGCAACATGTTTGGTGATATCATCTCCGACGAGGCCGCCATGCTCACCGGTTCCATGGGGATGCTGGCTTCGGCCAGCCTTAATGCTGACAAATTCGGCCTGTTCGAACCGGCCGGTGGTTCGGCGCCGGACATCGCCGGCCAGGGGGTAGCCAATCCCATTGCCCAGATCCTCTCGGCAGGCATGATGCTGCGCTACGGCCTGGGCCTGGAGGAGGCGGCAGAGGCCATCGAGTCGGCGGTCTCCGCAACCCTGGAGAAAAATATCATGACCGCCGATATCGCCCCGGACCGGGATAAGAGCGTAGGGACCGCGGCCATGGGTGATGCCATTGTCGCTGCCCTGGAAGAGGCGTAA
- the prs gene encoding ribose-phosphate diphosphokinase codes for MTYRDNTVLLANQDTIPLARKVAVELQMALTEMERRVFADGEIYHAFPCDISGKDVIIIAVTHTDSAHQELLDLIAGCRFWNAGTVNVIIPYLGYSTMERAKPESGEIPKGITRTRQIFRVRPNYVAFLDLHSEAVLHAHAGDIRTRHIWTESLALEKIRKLGVQNYVLVSPDYGFSKRVARLAGKLGCPHTAANKDRYDTDKTIVSQLSSTVKGRTAIICDDMIRTGGSMLQTVDRCYEAGAVDVMVMATHLVLAADAQEKFKARGIRVIGSDTYPGRTSDDLLDVFSVAPLIAQELTHYLRIESW; via the coding sequence ATGACCTACCGGGACAACACAGTACTGCTTGCCAACCAGGATACCATTCCGCTGGCCCGCAAGGTGGCGGTGGAACTGCAGATGGCCCTGACCGAGATGGAACGCAGGGTGTTCGCCGACGGCGAGATCTACCACGCCTTTCCCTGTGATATCTCGGGCAAGGATGTGATCATCATCGCCGTGACCCACACCGACAGCGCCCACCAGGAGCTCCTGGACCTGATTGCAGGCTGCCGGTTCTGGAACGCCGGCACGGTGAACGTGATCATCCCTTATCTTGGATACTCGACCATGGAGCGGGCCAAGCCGGAATCGGGAGAGATCCCCAAGGGCATCACCCGGACCCGGCAGATTTTTCGGGTCCGGCCCAATTACGTGGCCTTTCTCGATCTTCATTCCGAGGCCGTGCTCCATGCCCATGCCGGTGATATCCGCACCCGTCACATCTGGACCGAGAGCCTGGCCCTGGAGAAGATACGCAAGCTTGGAGTGCAGAATTATGTCCTGGTCTCACCCGATTACGGGTTCAGTAAACGGGTCGCCCGGCTGGCTGGCAAACTGGGCTGCCCCCATACGGCGGCCAACAAGGACCGGTATGACACCGACAAGACCATTGTCAGTCAGCTCTCCAGTACGGTGAAGGGGCGGACGGCCATCATCTGCGACGACATGATCCGGACCGGTGGGTCCATGCTCCAGACCGTGGACCGGTGCTACGAGGCCGGGGCGGTGGACGTGATGGTCATGGCTACCCATCTGGTTCTGGCGGCGGATGCACAGGAAAAATTCAAGGCCCGGGGAATCCGGGTGATCGGTTCGGATACCTATCCCGGCCGGACCAGCGACGATCTCCTGGACGTCTTTTCCGTGGCGCCCCTGATTGCCCAGGAACTGACCCATTACCTGCGGATCGAGTCATGGTAG
- the asd gene encoding aspartate-semialdehyde dehydrogenase — protein MLKIGIIGWRGMVGSVLMGRMAEENDFDGAEFVFFSTSQAGQAGPEIKGTTYELQDAHDTGLLRELDIILSCQGGGYTSRVYPELRQAGWDGYWIDAASTLRMEKDAIIVLDPVNREVIDRGLAGGIKNYIGGNCTVSLMLMGLGGLFARGWVEWITSMTYQAASGAGARNMRELVNQMRIIGENSASLLDDPATAILDIDRNVITTLRSDLFPTENFGAPLAASLIPWIDRAMENGQTREEWKGVSETNKILGREDNPIPIDGCCVRIGAMRCHSQAFTIKLNRDVPLADIEEAIENHNDWVYLVENTKEATLRELTPARVTGTLDIPVGRVRKMNLGPEYLTAFSVGDQLLWGAAEPVRRILGIIREHLE, from the coding sequence ATGTTGAAGATTGGAATTATAGGCTGGCGCGGCATGGTGGGCTCGGTGCTCATGGGCCGCATGGCCGAGGAAAACGATTTTGACGGGGCCGAATTTGTCTTTTTTTCCACCTCCCAGGCCGGCCAGGCCGGACCGGAGATAAAAGGGACCACCTATGAACTCCAGGATGCCCATGATACCGGACTGCTCCGGGAACTCGATATCATCCTTTCCTGCCAGGGCGGGGGGTATACCTCCAGGGTCTATCCCGAGCTGCGTCAGGCGGGCTGGGATGGTTACTGGATCGATGCCGCCTCCACCCTGCGGATGGAAAAGGATGCCATCATTGTCCTGGATCCGGTTAACCGGGAGGTGATCGACCGGGGACTGGCCGGTGGCATCAAAAACTATATCGGCGGTAACTGCACGGTGTCTCTGATGCTCATGGGTCTGGGCGGACTGTTTGCCCGGGGCTGGGTGGAATGGATCACCTCCATGACCTATCAGGCCGCCTCAGGGGCCGGGGCCAGGAACATGCGCGAACTGGTGAACCAGATGCGGATCATCGGCGAAAACAGTGCCAGCCTGCTCGATGATCCGGCTACCGCCATTCTGGATATCGATCGCAATGTGATCACCACCCTGCGCAGCGATCTCTTCCCCACCGAGAATTTCGGCGCTCCTCTGGCCGCCAGCCTGATACCCTGGATCGATCGGGCCATGGAAAACGGCCAGACCCGCGAGGAGTGGAAAGGGGTCAGCGAGACCAACAAGATACTCGGCCGGGAAGACAACCCCATCCCCATCGATGGCTGCTGCGTGCGGATCGGGGCCATGCGCTGTCACAGCCAGGCCTTTACCATCAAGCTGAATCGGGACGTGCCCCTGGCTGATATCGAAGAGGCCATCGAGAATCATAACGACTGGGTTTACCTGGTGGAAAATACCAAGGAGGCCACGCTCAGGGAACTGACCCCGGCCCGGGTCACCGGTACGCTGGATATTCCGGTGGGCCGTGTGCGCAAGATGAACCTGGGGCCAGAATATCTGACCGCTTTCAGCGTCGGCGACCAGCTGCTCTGGGGCGCCGCCGAACCGGTCCGCAGGATACTTGGCATCATCCGGGAGCACCTGGAATAG
- a CDS encoding diguanylate cyclase domain-containing protein produces MTPCLKHRILEAQYENNPAGILLVNDNMEMLSFNRAFLSMWRIPKHIQESRDEKTSLKLVLEQLKEPDSFIEKVMYLYEHREESSTDEVELKDGRVFYRHSFPVYNDREYLGRVWYFHDITPLKQAEHKIMRQQKFQETVLEHIQDGVIACDTEGRLSLFNRASGRLLNLEENYMRHPSDWTRHYRLFEANGTTPIPTNNTPLLRTMRGEVLRNEEVAIITTDGRRRDVRISGQAMHDDQGALLGAVISLHDITDINRIQEQLRYMAYHDPLTGLPNRHLFRDLLQQCLRRDLRNKTRTGILFLDMDNFKRINDRYGHKAGDELLVELATVLRRCLRDSDMICRWGGDEFIIALPQLDTIEDARLVADKICRATRRHLNELYGDVEISASIGISLYPDHGTVPDRLIRLADQAMYMAKKRGKNRYCSITPDELITQPDLPFTTTKN; encoded by the coding sequence GTGACGCCCTGCCTGAAACACCGGATTCTGGAAGCTCAGTATGAAAACAATCCGGCCGGTATCCTGCTGGTCAACGATAACATGGAGATGCTCTCCTTCAACCGGGCCTTTCTCTCCATGTGGCGAATACCAAAGCATATCCAGGAGTCCAGGGATGAAAAGACCAGCCTCAAACTGGTACTGGAACAGCTCAAGGAGCCGGACAGTTTCATAGAAAAGGTGATGTATCTCTACGAACACCGGGAAGAGTCGAGCACCGACGAGGTAGAACTCAAGGATGGCCGGGTCTTCTATCGCCACTCCTTTCCGGTCTACAACGACAGGGAGTATCTGGGCCGGGTCTGGTATTTCCATGACATCACCCCCCTGAAGCAGGCGGAACACAAGATCATGCGCCAGCAGAAATTCCAGGAAACCGTGCTGGAACATATCCAGGACGGGGTCATCGCCTGTGACACCGAGGGCCGCCTTTCCCTGTTCAACCGGGCCTCCGGTCGTCTCCTGAACCTGGAAGAGAATTACATGCGCCATCCCTCGGACTGGACCCGGCACTACCGGCTCTTCGAAGCCAATGGAACCACCCCCATTCCGACGAACAATACCCCTCTGCTGCGGACCATGCGGGGCGAGGTTCTGCGCAATGAAGAAGTGGCCATCATCACCACCGATGGCCGGCGGCGGGATGTGCGTATCAGCGGCCAGGCCATGCACGATGACCAGGGAGCCTTGCTTGGGGCGGTGATCTCGCTCCACGACATCACCGACATCAACCGGATCCAGGAGCAGCTGCGCTACATGGCCTACCACGATCCGCTCACCGGCCTGCCCAACCGGCACCTGTTCCGGGACCTGCTGCAGCAATGTCTGCGCCGGGATCTTCGCAACAAGACCAGGACCGGTATTCTCTTTCTCGACATGGACAACTTCAAGCGAATCAATGACCGGTATGGCCACAAGGCGGGGGACGAACTGCTGGTGGAACTGGCCACAGTCCTGCGCCGCTGCCTGCGGGACTCCGACATGATCTGCCGCTGGGGAGGGGACGAGTTCATCATTGCCTTGCCGCAGTTGGACACCATCGAGGACGCCCGACTGGTAGCGGACAAAATCTGCCGAGCCACCCGCCGGCACTTAAACGAGCTTTACGGCGACGTCGAGATCAGCGCCAGCATCGGTATCTCCCTCTATCCCGACCACGGCACGGTCCCGGACCGACTGATCCGGCTGGCCGACCAGGCCATGTACATGGCCAAGAAACGGGGAAAAAACAGATACTGCTCCATCACCCCGGACGAGCTGATCACCCAGCCGGACCTACCCTTTACCACGACAAAAAACTAA
- a CDS encoding PAS domain-containing protein — translation MDLFHHLPSAGFLLDTNSTILKANQQAENILGRPAAELQGCRLRDYFRAEDKNGFLDFLGAVREETPAWWQGQIDTGNLTTSYTIKASRMADSRLLTLFEPRSSSSNTV, via the coding sequence GTGGACCTTTTCCACCACTTGCCCAGCGCCGGTTTTCTGCTCGACACAAACAGCACCATACTCAAGGCAAACCAGCAGGCCGAAAACATTCTTGGCCGACCGGCGGCCGAGTTGCAGGGCTGCCGACTGCGGGACTATTTCCGTGCCGAAGACAAAAATGGTTTTCTCGATTTCCTGGGAGCCGTCCGCGAAGAAACGCCGGCCTGGTGGCAGGGACAAATCGACACCGGCAACCTGACCACCTCGTACACGATCAAGGCTTCCCGGATGGCGGACAGCAGGCTGCTGACCCTGTTTGAGCCGCGGAGCTCCAGCAGCAATACTGTGTGA
- a CDS encoding ABC transporter ATP-binding protein: MAERNEPLLLEGRELHKSHGSGPSRIEVLKGVDISVRRGEMTAIVGASGSGKTTLLQILGTLDIPDSGKLLFEGRDLICADETALSRHRNLHIGFIFQFHHLLPEFSALENVMMPGLIAGQEKEGVRARATGLLEQVGLGQRLHHRSGELSGGEQQRVALARALVMEPDILLADEPTGNLDSLSGSLVFELLGHLSRSMGLAVLMVTHNMELAASMDRTLTLHDGILSISKKQES, translated from the coding sequence ATGGCGGAAAGAAACGAGCCCCTTCTCCTGGAGGGCAGAGAGCTCCACAAGTCCCACGGCAGCGGTCCGTCGCGGATCGAAGTGCTCAAGGGGGTGGATATCAGTGTCAGGCGGGGTGAGATGACGGCCATTGTCGGAGCCTCGGGTTCCGGCAAGACCACGCTGCTGCAGATTCTCGGCACCCTGGATATCCCTGACTCGGGCAAACTTCTCTTCGAGGGCCGGGATCTCATCTGCGCCGATGAAACGGCCCTGAGCCGCCATCGCAACCTCCACATCGGCTTTATCTTCCAGTTCCACCACCTGCTGCCGGAATTCTCGGCCCTGGAAAATGTCATGATGCCCGGCCTGATCGCCGGACAGGAAAAGGAAGGGGTAAGGGCCAGGGCCACCGGCCTGCTGGAACAGGTGGGACTTGGCCAGCGGCTCCATCATCGCAGCGGCGAACTTTCCGGTGGCGAACAGCAGCGGGTCGCCCTGGCCAGGGCCCTGGTCATGGAACCGGACATCCTGCTGGCCGACGAACCCACCGGCAACCTGGACTCGCTAAGTGGCAGCCTGGTCTTCGAACTCCTTGGCCACCTTTCCCGGAGCATGGGCCTGGCCGTTCTCATGGTGACCCACAACATGGAACTGGCAGCCTCCATGGACCGCACCCTGACCCTCCATGACGGAATTCTCTCGATCTCGAAGAAACAGGAATCCTGA